Within Geitlerinema sp. PCC 9228, the genomic segment TTCCCAAGATTCGGCAGCAAAAAGCAACATACCGCCGCCACGTCGCTTCCAATAGCCGCTTTTGGCTTCGTAGCCTTTGGCAATGAGGTCTTTTACGTAGGCGATGTGTGCGGGAACGTATTGGTCGAAAATTTCCTTATCGACAATTCCGCGTTCGATTTTAACAAACCAAGGCATTGACGTTTTCCTTTCCCAACAAACAAGTGGCAGCCAAAACCAACAATCGCTGCCGTACCAAAAAATCACAATAACACGAAGCGATCGCGCTGAATTTGGTTCCGTTGTTCTAGCTAGGGGGATGGAGATGGATTGGTAGAGGGATCGGCGGTCATTTTAGAAGGCAGGAAAATGGTCAACACTTGCCCCTCCCGGGAACGATGGCGTACGATCATCTTGCCGCCAATGTTCTGAATGAGATTTTTGGTGGCGGTGAGGTTGAGGCTGAGATTGCCGGTTTCTGGTTGAAACATTAACAATTGCCCCAAAGATTTGAGGTTGGATTCTCGATAGTTGCGCGCGGGGGGTTGGCAGCTGGTATTGAGTTGCAATTTCAATTGGCTGCCAGCGAGCATGACTTGCACTTGCACGTGGCTGCCGGCGGGAAGGGTACTGGTAAAGTTTTCAATAATGCCGGTAAGTACCCGTTCCAGCATTTGCGGGTCGCTGACCACTGGCGGTGTTTTCGGCGGCGAGAGTACGTCTAGTTTCAGGTTGCGCCGTTTGAGCTGTTTTTGCCAGCGGGGAATGCAGCTTGCCAAGACGCTTTGCAGGGAAGTGGCTTGAGACGGCGGTGGCGAGGTAGATTTGGCGGCGGAACGTTCCAATTCCACGGCATGAAAAATCAAATCCATGCGATCGATTTGTTCGGTACATTCGGAGTCGATGCTTTGCAAGCGTTTGAAAATTTCTGGTGCCAGGTCTTTGCGCCTCATGAGCAACCGGGTGAGGGTGCGGATGGTGGCGAGGGGGGTTTTGACTTCGTGGGCGATCGCTTGCAACAATTCTACATCGCTGGACGTATGGCTGTTATCGGAGGAACCCTGACCGTCGTTGGTTTCTAGATGGCGGTGGCTGGGAATATCGGCGCTGGGATGGTGGCTGTGGCGGCTGGTGGCGGCAGCGACGCCGCTGAGGTGTTGCAGCAGGTGGTGGGTAAAGGCGGAAACGATTTTGTAGTCCCCAGATGGGGGAGCAAAGCGATCGCGCCAACGGTCGAACTGCTGCAAGCGTTGGGAATATCCACCCACCAACAACCGCAGGCGTAGGGTTTGCCAGGCTTGTTCGATGGCGTCGGGGTCGAAGGAAAATTGAAAAGCCAGTTCCCCATTGGCGTTTTCTCCCAAAGCCATGACCACCGAAAAAGTGGTGGTGGAGACCAGGCAAAATTGTTCGCTGGTGAGGGGGTCTTCGGGAAACAGGGAAATGGTTTGGCTGTAGGTGTCTGCGGTATCCCGGTCTTGGGGAGATACAGGCAACAAAGCCGCCTGCCAGTTGCTGTGGGAGTCGGCATTGGTAAAGGTACAGCTAGCCAGAACCGCACCCAATCTGGAATCGCTGAGGACCGGCGTCGGACCCGACAAAACCACTCCCAAGGGAAAGGGAGCATCCATCGCCACTGGAGTATTAGAAGCTTCTGGAAGCTGCTGGCGCAACAGATCCTGCCACGCCGCGATCGCTGCTATCCATTGCTGCTGTGCTTGGTTGGCGTCGAGAACAGGTGCCGATGCATTGCGGTTGGTTCCGGCAGCTATAAGTTCGCTGATTGTTGGTAAAAACCGTTGTGCCACGATAGCTTCCCCCCTAGGTTGGTTCCTCTGCTTGCCACCTCCTGCACTTAAACGCACAAGATATTTTGTATGCAATCGAAGGAGATGTTAACGATTTTTTTATTATTGGCAAATTTGAGATAGCCGCATCTTTACTAACAACATACCGGTTAGCCGTCAAATTGAACATTCGCAGCAACCGAACTTAGGGGTAGCAATATCCGTTGGCTGGGAGGAGATTTGGCAGGATTGTTAGCAATAAGCAGCAAGTTCCTTTTGGCCGGACAATTCCCACCAGTGCCAATTGCAGATATTGCCATTTTTTCTCCCTTGGCAGGACAAAGGGCCAGCATGGTTCCAGGAGAAAGCAAAGGCCATCTTTAACAAGACTTATCAATTGTTTTCCCTCAAACCATGCCGGATATACCTTTTCCCACGGCACCTGCAGGGGGGATGCAGATGCAATGCAGGCCATTCCAAGCGGGCAAAATATGGACAAGCGCAACCATGGCCGGGTCAAGCTGGGATGGGAGAAGAAAATGCTTAGTCTTCCAACGCTTCTTCGTCTTCTTCGTCTACGTCTCCCGATTGGTCGATTTTATTTAGACGAATGTGCTTGCGTCCTAAGGTAATTTCAAATTCATCCCCAGGTTTGAGATTCATCTGTTTGGTGTAGGCAGCACCAATCAACAAATTGCCGTTAGATTGCACGGTAATTCGATAGCTGGCACTGCGGCCGCCGCGACCATTTCTTCCTTGCTTGCGGTCTAGTTGAATTCCTTCTGCTTCGATTAAAGCATTGAGGAATTTCATCATGTTTACCCGTTTGACGCCGTTTTTCGTATGGGTGTAGTATCCGCAAGCGATCGCTTTGTCTTCTCTACTCAGATTCCCTAACTCTTTGACCTTTTCCAGGAGAGCTTCACCAACGAGAGGTTGTTCCGTCTTTTTCTTGCTCATGAATGCCAATCTATCTCGATAAACGCTTACCTTGTCCTTTTCATTTTAGCGGACTTTTGCCAAATTTCGATCCCTAATTTTGCACGAAGTTGTGAAACTATATTAATCTAAAAGAGTTTATTTTTTGCCGCCTTTGCCAAAGCGGTGGCCGTTGGATTTTGACATGCTTCGAACGAACTCTGGCAAGTGGGGAAGCACAGCAGGAGAAAGCAAAAATTTCTCCCCTTGGTTGCTTTTGCTTCTTTAGGGAAGCTACCTATGGGTCTGGCATTCCTATTGAGTCGGTGGGGCGCATTTTTCTCAAACTGGAAACTATTGTTGGGGGTCTATCGATCGCTATGAAACTAACTACTCGCGGACACTATAGCGTCAAGGCTATGTTAGCTTTAGCCTTGCAACCCGATAACAAACCGGCTTCGGTAAAAGCGATCGCGCAATCGCAAAATTTACCAGCTCCCTATCTCGAGAAACTGTTGCTCGAACTGCGAAGAGCGGGATTGGTACGAGCGGTTCGCGGTCGGGTGGGTGGCTACCAACTTGCCAGAGCTGCTTCGCAAATTTCTTTGGGACAAATTTTAGAAGCGGTTGGCGAAACGGTTGAACCATTACCCCAACGGCAACGAAATGCCAAGCAAGCAGAAGATTGGGTAACATTTACCCTTTGGAACCACTTGCACCAAAAACTAAAAGAGGCCCTTTACAACATTTCTCTAGAAGATTTATATTACGACGCCCGTAGTTGGCAAGCCTCCCAAGGACAGCAAACCAATTTTATCGTTTAGGGGCGCTCCCCAAGCAACTCTGCAAAAGGAAAATTCCTCAATGGCGTCTTGGTTGAATGGCAAAAGGAAAGCGGTGGAAATCGGTAGCTTCTGGTGAATGGCTGCAGGTCAGAAAACATTAACAAATGCTGGATAAATTAATGGTGGCAGCGATCGCTGTGGCACTCCCCTGACCGGCACAACAAACCCAAGCTGTAACTACTGGAGTACCGAATCCTGAGAAACCATCGCCACGATGCCCATCTAACAGTCACATGCTAACAAACCTGGTCCGCGAGATGCGGAAAGGATGAAACACGACCTCGGGAGATTTTGTCAAGTTGGCCAGGGATTTTACTCTTGCTGTGGGTGAACCTGGTAGCCGGTTTCTATCAGGTTATCTCATAGAAATGGGAAATGCTTGGCAAAATTCATTATAATTTTCGTATATTTTTAATGACTATCTGCAATGGTTCCTGTCCAACGGCTACAAATATAGCTACAATATGATTACGTTTGTGCATGCTTGTCACCCACGGACAATTTGCCACTTTTGCAATTTTCAAGGCCAACTTTAATAAATTGTTCCCAGTCAACACCGCAGAGGCAGACTGACAGCCGCCCAAATAACTACCTGTGTCTATGTTGATATGAAATCGAACGCGCTCCATATTTTGCTGATTGGTGACAACGATGCAGTGTGTTCCTATCTTCTAAGATTGTTGCAGCAAATTCAACAACCACCCATCGAACTCCAGCAGCAAAATCAATCCTGTTTCCTAAATTTGCCACCCCTAGAAACCGCTGGTCGCTGGCAACCACCTGGGGGGAATCGATCGCAGTACGATCTTTATATCATCCGAATTTTACCAGGCGATCGCCATTTTCTGTCCCAGATATCCCAGCGCCAACAACAACATCCCCATATCCCAATTCTTACCATTGTAGATAGCGAAGCCAGCGGCATCAATACCCTCCAATTTGGCGCTTCCACGTACTGGCAAACGGAACAAATCGACCTACCAACGTTACAGCAATTTTGCCAATCCATCCTACAACAAAAACGCGATCGCTACCGTCGCTACGCAGCAACAGCAGAAACATTTTTTCAACTTTTCGACAGCATCCCCGTAGGCATTTACGAAGCCGACTGGCAAACCGGTCGCCTGTTGCAAAGCAATCGCAAATACCAGCAAATTCTGGGATATTCCCCAGCGCAAACCAGCCAACTCACCTGGCAATCCCTCGTACCAGCGGCCGATTTATCCCAAAAACGCGATTGCCTCCACCGCTTGGTAACCGGAGAAAGCAACAGTTTTTGCCAAACCCAACGCTACTTGCACAACCAAGGCACTTACCTCTCTTTCTGGGAAAGCGTTTCTTTGATTCGAGATACGCAAGGATTGCCCCAATCGTTGGTATTTGCCATTCACCCCATCCCATCCGAACTAGAATC encodes:
- a CDS encoding YciI family protein produces the protein MPWFVKIERGIVDKEIFDQYVPAHIAYVKDLIAKGYEAKSGYWKRRGGGMLLFAAESWEEAENIVQADPLVKHGCVTYELYEWCVVVE
- a CDS encoding HAMP domain-containing sensor histidine kinase — translated: MAQRFLPTISELIAAGTNRNASAPVLDANQAQQQWIAAIAAWQDLLRQQLPEASNTPVAMDAPFPLGVVLSGPTPVLSDSRLGAVLASCTFTNADSHSNWQAALLPVSPQDRDTADTYSQTISLFPEDPLTSEQFCLVSTTTFSVVMALGENANGELAFQFSFDPDAIEQAWQTLRLRLLVGGYSQRLQQFDRWRDRFAPPSGDYKIVSAFTHHLLQHLSGVAAATSRHSHHPSADIPSHRHLETNDGQGSSDNSHTSSDVELLQAIAHEVKTPLATIRTLTRLLMRRKDLAPEIFKRLQSIDSECTEQIDRMDLIFHAVELERSAAKSTSPPPSQATSLQSVLASCIPRWQKQLKRRNLKLDVLSPPKTPPVVSDPQMLERVLTGIIENFTSTLPAGSHVQVQVMLAGSQLKLQLNTSCQPPARNYRESNLKSLGQLLMFQPETGNLSLNLTATKNLIQNIGGKMIVRHRSREGQVLTIFLPSKMTADPSTNPSPSP
- a CDS encoding AbrB family transcriptional regulator; this encodes MSKKKTEQPLVGEALLEKVKELGNLSREDKAIACGYYTHTKNGVKRVNMMKFLNALIEAEGIQLDRKQGRNGRGGRSASYRITVQSNGNLLIGAAYTKQMNLKPGDEFEITLGRKHIRLNKIDQSGDVDEEDEEALED
- a CDS encoding Rrf2 family transcriptional regulator, with the protein product MKLTTRGHYSVKAMLALALQPDNKPASVKAIAQSQNLPAPYLEKLLLELRRAGLVRAVRGRVGGYQLARAASQISLGQILEAVGETVEPLPQRQRNAKQAEDWVTFTLWNHLHQKLKEALYNISLEDLYYDARSWQASQGQQTNFIV